A DNA window from Brachionichthys hirsutus isolate HB-005 chromosome 10, CSIRO-AGI_Bhir_v1, whole genome shotgun sequence contains the following coding sequences:
- the LOC137900468 gene encoding tyrosinase-like encodes MWSLILMFMVCLTPGHQQFPRLCATRDALRARECCPIWEGDGSPCGARSGRGFCRDVEVSEQPDGPQYPFSGLDDREKWPLVFYNRTCQCAGDFMGFNCADCTFGHFGVNCNERRESLRRNVFHLTRAERIRLVSYLNVAKQTVSGDYVVATGTYREMENGSKPMFSDVSVYDVFVWMHYYASRNALLGGPGNVWTAVDFAHWAPAFLPWHRVYLLHWEHEIRKVTGDASFTIPYWDWRDAEGCDVCTDELMGGRSPLEPDLLSPGSVFSSWKVLCSRAGDYNERGVLCDANDEGPLRRNPGNHNPNVVERLPTSAEVEFTLGLTSYDTGPMDRTANMSFRNTLEGFGDPQTGLGSSSRMGMHAALHVFMNGSMSSVQGSANDPIFLLHHAFVDSIYEEWLRRHAPPPSQYPESNAPIGHNGDYHMAPFLPLHRNREFFISSKDLGYEYTYLLDANQRLAESMRPFIEDLRDAWPWLVLAGLSGAILTGAVAAAVLAAKRRGRQFPRLRTGKWKKFFTLSETQPLIWDSDPEKSNYQTAM; translated from the exons ATGTGGTCCCTCATACTGATGTTCATGGTGTGTTTGACGCCCGGCCATCAACAGTTCCCCCGGCTGTGCGCCACCCGGGACGCCCTGCGCGCCAGAGAGTGCTGCCCGATTTGGGAAGGTGACGGCTCGCCCTGCGGGGCCCGCTCGGGTCGCGGCTTCTGCCGGGACGTCGAGGTGTCCGAGCAGCCCGACGGGCCGCAGTACCCGTTCTCCGGGCTGGACGACAGGGAGAAGTGGCCTTTGGTGTTCTACAACCGGACTTGCCAGTGCGCCGGAGACTTCATGGGTTTCAACTGCGCGGATTGCACGTTTGGCCACTTCGGAGTGAACTGCAATGAGAGGAGAGAGTCTCTGAGGAGGAACGTTTTTCACCTGACGAGGGCCGAGAGGATCAGACTCGTGTCTTACCTGAACGTGGCCAAGCAGACCGTGAGCGGAGACTACGTGGTGGCCACCGGAACCTACCGGGAGATGGAGAACGGCTCCAAGCCGATGTTCTCCGACGTGTCCGTCTACGACGTGTTTGTGTGGATGCATTATTACGCGTCTCGGAACGCGCTGTTGGGAGGACCAGGGAATGTGTGGACCGCCGTGGACTTTGCGCACTGGGCGCCCGCGTTTCTGCCGTGGCACCGCGTGTACCTGCTGCACTGGGAGCACGAAATCAGGAAGGTGACCGGGGACGCGAGCTTCACCATCCCGTACTGGGACTGGAGGGACGCCGAGGGATGCGACGTGTGCACGGATGAACTGATGGGGGGCCGGAGCCCACTCGAGCCTGATTTACTCAGCCCAGGCTCTGTCTTCTCTTCTTGGAAG GTACTGTGTTCCCGTGCGGGAGACTACAATGAAAGAGGTGTGCTATGTGATGCCAATGATGAAGGCCCGTTGCGTCGAAACCCTGGAAACCACAATCCTAATGTTGTTGAACGATTACCGACTTCAGCAGAGGTGGAGTTCACTCTCGGTCTGACCAGCTACGACACCGGTCCCATGGACCGCACCGCCAACATGAGCTTCAGGAACACTCTGGAAG GGTTCGGCGACCCACAGACGGGATTAGGAAGCAGCTCTCGCATGGGAATGCACGCTGCTCTCCATGTGTTCATGAACGGATCCATGTCCTCAGTGCAAGGCTCAGCAAACGACCCCATATTCCTTCTCCACCATGCGTTTGTTGACAG TATTTATGAGGAGTGGCTCAGGAGGCATGCCCCACCTCCATCGCAGTATCCAGAGTCGAATGCCCCCATAGGGCACAACGGTGACTATCACATGGCGCCCTTCCTGCCCCTCCACAGGAACAGAGAATTCTTCATTTCCAGCAAAGACCTTGGTTATGAATATACATATCTTCTGGATGCGA ACCAGAGGCTGGCGGAATCCATGCGTCCATTCATAGAGGACTTGCGGGATGCGTGGCCCTGGTTGGTGCTTGCAGGACTCTCCGGGGCCATTCTCACAGGGGCCGTCGCTGCTGCTGTCCTCGCCGCGAAACGCCGAGGTCGACAGTTTCCTCGGCTTCGTACGGGAAAGTGGAAAAAATTCTTCACTCTCTCAGAGACGCAGCCGCTTATCTGGGACAGTGACCCAGAGAAAAGCAACTACCAAACAGCGATGTGA
- the chordc1b gene encoding cysteine and histidine-rich domain-containing protein 1, with protein MSFLCYNKGCGERFDPENNPDDVCTYHPGVPVFHDALKGWSCCKRRTTDFSDFLDIAGCTKGPHNKEKPPEPVKPHVTTTGEKKDTQDPKFNEYIISAPKPREAIQRPSADEPMVRLQHKVSGSLKQALEKLKLSENATETKEEDSDEIKIGTSCKNGGCTKSFDGAASDAGVCSYHSGVPIFHEGMKYWSCCKRKTSDFNTFLSQEGCTKGAHLWRKNDACKKVVPCRFDWHQTGAQVIISVYAKNGTPSLSYVDANSTALNIHILFDGEKEFDQNIRLWGVIDVSKSVVNMMAAKIEIAMKKSEAMSWARLDLPVPVSAPKDDEKKGEDDGDGED; from the exons ATGTCCTTTCTTTGTTATAATAAGGGATGTGGAGAGCGATTTGATCCTGAAAATAACCCGGACG ACGTCTGTACCTATCATCCTGGAGTCCCAGTTTTCCACGATGCATTAAAG GGATGGTCCTGCTGCAAGAGGAGAACTACGGACTTCTCAGACTTTCTCGACATTGCT GGCTGTACCAAAGGTCCCCATAACAAGGAGAAGCCCCCAGAGCCAGTGAAGCCACATGTGACAACaacaggagaaaagaaggacaCGCAGGATCCAAAGTTTAACGAGTACATCATCTCTGCTCCAAAGCCTCGGGAGGCAATACAAAGACCAAG TGCTGATGAGCCGATGGTGAGATTGCAGCATAAAGTCTCCGGGTCTTTGAAACAGGCTCTTGAGAAACTTAAGCTTTCTGAAAACGCGACAGAAACGAAAG aGGAGGACAGTGACGAGATCAAGATTGGAACGTCCTGTAAAAACGGAGGGTGCACTAAA AGTTTTGATGGAGCCGCCAGTGACGCAGGCGTGTGCTCATACCACTCTGGAGTTCCTATCTTCCATGAAGG AATGAAATACTGGAGCTGCTGTAAAAGGAAAACCTCTGACTTTAATACTTTCCTCTCACAAGAGGGCTGCACCAAGGGAGCACATCTTTGGAGGAAAAATGATGCG TGTAAGAAAGTGGTTCCGTGTCGGTTTGACTGGCACCAGACCGGAGCTCAGGTCATCATCTCTGTCTACGCCAAGAACGGCACCCCAAGTCTGAGCTACGTGGATGCAAACAGCACCGCG CTCAACATCCATATTCTATTTGATGGAGAAAAGGAATTTGATCAGAATATAAGGCTGTGGGGG GTGATAGATGTCAGTAAAAGTGTGGTCAACATGATGGCTGCCAAAATCGAGATAGCCATGAAGAAATCCGAGGCGATGTCTTGGGCTCGTCTGGACCTTCCTGTCCCCGTTTCCGCTCCCAAGGATGACGAAAAGAAAGGAGAAGACGATGGCGATGGCGAAGATTAA